The sequence CTCGGTGGCCGGACGCTCTTCCACGGTGTGGCAGCGCTCGCAGATCAAAAGCAGCAACTGGTGGCGGTGTTCGGGCGCTTTGCAGCCGACGTAAGCGTTCAGGCTCTCCACTCGGTGGATCAGTCCCTGTTCCAGCAAGAAATCCAGGGTGCGGTAGATGGTGGCAGGTTTGGCGGCGGGGTCGAAGCTGCGCAGCGCCTCGAGCAAATCATAGGCCTTGGCCGATTCGTGGCTGGACCAGA is a genomic window of Candidatus Methylocalor cossyra containing:
- a CDS encoding transcriptional repressor — its product is MTATDPHRPSHDHQSCIAQALDLAERLCEQRGARFTPLRRRVLELIWSSHESAKAYDLLEALRSFDPAAKPATIYRTLDFLLEQGLIHRVESLNAYVGCKAPEHRHQLLLLICERCHTVEERPATELMQAAAREVEAAGFVASHQAFEVHGLCAECARS